The following is a genomic window from candidate division KSB1 bacterium.
ACTTAAAACGTTCCTGATAATATTCCATGACCAGCGGATACGTTTCGAACAATTCGATGGGCTTGATCAAAAGATCGTCAAAATCCATGGCATTGTGACGGCGCAGTTGTTTTTCATATTCAAGAAACACCCTGGACACCACGTCATCCACCGGTGAATCCGCGCTCTGCTTGAATTGATCCGCGGACTGCATGGCGTTTTTCGCCATGCTGATACTGTAACTGATGAGTTTGGGGGATACCTGCGGAGTCAGGATGTTCAACTGTTTTTGAATAGATTTGATCAGGGAAACCTGATCATCCACATCGTAAATGGAAAAATTATGGTCATAGCCGATACGGTCGGCTTCGCGGCGCAGCAGCCGGGCAAACAGCGAATGAAAGGTGCCGATCCACATGCCTTTGAGCGGCACAGGTACCAGTTTGCGCACGCGCTCTTTCATTTCACCGGCGGCTTTATTGGTAAAGGTCATGGCCAGAATATCGTGCGGTTCGGCCGCGCCGCTGGCGATCAGATGCGCAATGCGAAAGGTCAGGACGCGGGTTTTGCCGCTGCCGGCGCCGGCCAGGACCAGGAGAGGTCCTTCCGTATGAACAACCGCATGATGTTGTTCTTCATTGAGTTCGGCCAACAGGTTATCAATATAGTCTTTATTCTTCACGTTGGGCATTCAGCTCCTTGCGTCGGTGTTCTCTGCGAATTCGGTCAAATTTGCGCTTGGCGTTTAAGTGTTGGGTCAGGGTGCGGCTGAAGGTATGTCCGCCCTTTCCGTCCGCGACAAAATATAAAAAAGAGGTCTCTGCCGGATAGACAGCCGCACGAATGGCGTTGACCGCCGGATTGTTGATCGGGCCCGGCGGCAGTCCGGCGTACAGATAAGTGTTGTACGGAGAATCGATTTTCAAGTCACGGTTTAAAAGCCGTCGCGGACTCTCCGGGATAATGTATTGAATGGTGGGATCGGCCTGCAGGCGCATGTCGCGCTCAAGCCGGTTATGATAAACCGAAGCAATCAGCGGCATTTCACGGTCCAGCATGGCTTCGCCTTCGATGATGGACGCAAGCGTAACTGCATCGCGCCGGGTCATACCCTGTTCCTCTGCGGCCACCCAGAATGAATCCGGGACCGTGCTGCGAAACTGCTGCACCAGGGTGCGGATCACCTGTTTTTCCGTGACCCCGTAGGTAAAATGATAGGTTTCCGGATACAAATAGCCTTCAAGGGAAGGGTCCTCCCATCCCAGTTTCTGTATAAAATTTGTATCGGAAATTAGCTGCATAAAGTTCAGGGAATCCAGTCCCAGTTTTTTCTGGAAAATACCCGCATAACGCCGTGCTGCGTAACCTTCGGGCAAGGTCACGGAAAAATAACTCTGAGGTCCTCTTACCAGCGCGTCCAGGGCCGATTTATTTGACATGCGCCTCATGCAATGTGAATTTACCGGCGCGCAGGTTCTGTGTATCTGCCAACAATTTTGCAGATAATTTAAACAGGTGTTTATTGGCAATCACATTTCGGCTTTTGAGGGTTTCGGTCACCCGATCAAAACTTGCGCCCCACGGCACAATAATATCCACGTTTTCAGAATTAGATAGAGTGTAAAAGGGCCAGTACAGGATCACAGAAAGCAGAAATGCAGCGGCAACCACCAATGCCGCCAGGGTCAGGCCTGTATATTTGAACAGTTTTTTCAATTCGCTCCCGCCATTAATACAATGAGATCATACAATGCGTGGCTCCACACCGCTACGCCGAGTCCGCGGAATTCATAAAGGGCACAGAACAGCACGCCCATGACTGCGCGATATAAAAACGTATAATTTGTAAAATCCAGAGAAGCCAGATCATGCGCCCAGGCAAAAATCAGTGAAGATGCCAAAAGCACCATTAGCTTGACCGGCCATTTGCGTTTGGCGTCCAGGCTCTTGATAATCAGCGCCGCCACCAGCCCGTATCCCACAGCCCGGAACAGCAGTTCCTCAAACACACCGGCGCCCAGGGACATGATAATTACGGCGTGCGTCTCACTGCCGATAGCCAGATAAGTTGCCAGCGCAGTGGCGAAAAAACGCGCTGCCAGCGCCAGAACCCAGACGTAAACCCCGCTTTCCAGGACGATGAGAATGCAGTACTTGAAACTGAACACCGGCCGGTGGCGGAAAAAAGAATAGGAAGCGGCGATAACCAGAATGAACATCAGCAGACTGAGAACGAAAATTCCCTGGGATCCAACCAGGTTGAACAGCCATTTGAACCAATGCTCGGAATCGGGCTGCGACCCGAACCGCGAGGCCAGATGCCGAAGCCACATATCCACTCCGTTTCTCAGCGGCGCTTCGCCCTGACGCATCATCAGCAGCGCCAGGATTTCGTAGATCAACAGCAACGGCAGCGTGACAATCACCCCGTAAAAGGGCGTCCGGGTGGCGGCAAAATAGGTCGTGATCTGCTCTTTGGATTGTTTGGCCAGGATTCTTCTCCGCGGGTTTACATCCGGTTGCGTTTCTGCCGGCTGCGCAGATCAGTCAGCGGCATCGTATTCAAAACATCATACCTGGATACCCAGCCGCGGCGCGCTGTGCCCACACCCAGAACCATCATGTACAGACTGCCGGTATCATGTGAATCGGTATTGATGCACAATTTCACGTTGGCCCGAACCGCCTGACGCGCGTGAATATCCTTGAGGTCCAGCCGGTCCCAGTTGGCATTGATTTCCAGCGCTGTCCCGGTCTCGGCGGCCGCGCTGATTACACGCTCCATATCAATCGTCAGGGGATCGCGCCGGGTGATCAGCCGTCCCGTAGGATGTCCGATCACATCTACAAACGGATTGTTCATAGCCGCAATCGTGCGTTCCGTGGCGTCGCGTTCGAATCCGGAATGCACCGAGGCCACGACAAAGTCAAGCTGCTTTAGCACCGAATCCGGGAAATCCAGTTTACCGTCCGGATGAATATTCAGTTCAATGCCGGACAGTATCTCAATGCTGTCCAGTTCGGCATTCAAAGCACGCACCTCTTTGATCTGCTGCTGCAGGCGTTCCTCGGACAATCCATTGGCATAGGTGGAACTCTGCGAATGGTCGCAGAACACCAGGTACTCGTAACCGAGCTCGACCGCTGCGACCGCCATTTCTTTGCAGGTGTTGTGTCCGTCCGAATAATGGCTGTGTACGTGCATATCGCCGCGAATATCGTTCAAAGTGAGCAGTTCCGGCAGATCTCCCTGCTCTGCAGCTTCGATCTCGCCGCGGTCCTCGCGCAGTTCGGGCGGCACCCAGTCGATATTCAATGCCTCGTACAACTCGGCTTCGTCCTTTCCGCCGATCTGTTCGTCGCCGTTGTAGATGCCGTATTCGCTGATCTTGTATCCGGCTTTTTTGGCGCGCTCGCGCAGTCGCACATTGTGCGCCTGGGAACCGGTGAAATACTGCAGGGCAGCGCCGTAGCTTGACGTCGGGATAGCGCGCAGATCGATCTGAAACTTGTCATTAACGAGCACACTGGCCTTGGTATCGCCGGCCGCCAGCACCTGTGTCACATCCGGCATGGAAACAAACGTATCGATCACGGATTTTCCGTCGTCGGTCTCGACCAGAATATCCACATCATGCACCGTCTCGCGGAACCGGCGCACCGATCCGGCCGGCATGATGCGTCCCATGTCAGTTGTGCAATTCTCTTTGATATAATCAATGATATGTTCCGCCATGGGCCAGGCCAGACCGATGGAAAAGCGCTCGTTCGCCTGCTGGCGGCGTTCCAGTCCGTTTTTGATCTTTTCGACTTTTTTGGCGCCCATATTGGGCAGTTCGGCTAATTTGCCGGTTTCAATCTGTTTCTGCAGATCGTCCAGGGTTTCGACCCCGAGCTGTTGGTAGGCCAGTGCCGCGGTTTTGGGACCGAAATACGGAATAGACAGCAGAGCAAAAATATCTTTCGGCGTCTGTTTAAGCAGTTCGTCCAGCTGACTGATGCGTCCTGTTTCGAGAAACTGGGAGATTTTTTCCTGCAGCGCCTTGCCCACGCCCGGGATATCGCCCAGACGATTTTCGTTCCACATGACCTCGATATCATCCGCCATCTCGGTAATCGCCCGCGCTGCACGCCGGTAGGCATTGATTTTGAACCGCGACTCGTCGAGAAACTCGAGAACGTCGCCAAACCGGTCCAGTATGTCTGCTGTGTCTTTGTTTTTCATATAATTCTCCAACTTTAAATATACAATGCAGGCGTGGAAAAATCAACAGGAATATGGCAATGAAAACGCAGTAAAAAGAAGGAAAAAAATCAGTAACGTCCGGTTAGGTAATTGCAACGCTCAGATTATACAAAAAAATATGACATAACACAAAAAAACACTTGACATTACGTCAAAAATTTTGAAGTCGATTTTCATAACATTAATAAATATAAGGTGTTATGGAAATGCGACGTAAATTCAAAAAGTTTAAGCCTCGACAAAAATCTAAAACATTCAAAAGACTAATGGAACCGATCAAGGCTATCTTGTCCAAGGTACCACCATTAGTTTCACGAGGAGATCGACCTCTGCAAATGACATTTGAAGATCAACTCAATGCCCTCGTGTTTTATCATCTTGAAGAGCATGAATCAGGGACTCATCTTGTCCAGGTTCTTCAAGAAGATACATTTGCTCGGGAGCATATTGCCCCGAAAGAAGGAATCAAAAAAAGTAGCTTTTTTGAGGCTATCAACAATCGCGGCCTCGAACAACTAGCTGTTGTTTTTAATGAACTTCAAGCCAAAGCTGCGACCACTATCCCAAAGCAATTTGAACATTTGGGGGAGCTTGTTGCCATCGACGGTTCTTTGATTGATGCTGTTCTTTCAATGACTTGGGCTGATTATAGAAACGGCTCTAAAAAGGCAAAAGTTCATCTCGGTTTTGATATTAATCGGTCCATTCCAACAAAACTATATCTCACAGGCGGTTTAGCCGGTGAACGACCATTTGTCGATCAAATACTCTCTTCTGACCAGTCCGGCGTTCTTGATCGGGGCTATCAATGCCATAAACGCTTTGACCAATGGCAGGAGGACGGTCGTCAATTTTTCTGCCGCATCAAAGCATCGACGAAAAAAATGTCTTTATGCACATGACATAAAACCAGAAAGCATTGTTTTTTATGATGCTATAGTTTTATTGGGGACGCCGGCACCAATCAAACAAAAAAGTCGATACGACTTGTCGGTTATAAAATCGGCAATGTAAAATACTGGATCGCGACAAATCGTTATGACCTCTCTGCAGAAGATGTTGCTCAGGCATACAAACTTCGTTGGGAAATTGAAAATTTCTTCGCTTGGTGGAAACGCCATCTCAAAGTCTATCATCTCATAGCTCGAAGTCAGTACGGACTTATGGTTCAAATTCTCGGCGGCCTCATTACATATTTGCTACTGGCAATCTATTGTCATGAAAATTATAACGAAAAAGTTAACATCGAAAGAGTGCGAGAACTCCGTATTCAAATTCAAAATGAAGTGCGAGATTCCGACAAGAAAAATCGTAGAAAATCTCATCGAAAAAATCGACGAAATTACTTACGTGCAAAAACCTAACCGGACGTTACTGGAAAAAAATAGTAGGATGAAAAATATTTTTGAAAATTATTGGCGTTGATGGCTGGATAGAAATTTAAATACGAGTACGAATTAAAGATGCGACTGATATCCTGGCTGCAAATCAAAAATTTATTTCTGATAGCAAACACGAGTCATTTACATCTTTTTCAAACATCTAAACGAATAAATGGATTGTAACAAAATATATTTTTATTGAATTTATTAATAATTTTATATAGTTTCTTGTGAACGCTCATAAAATATTGTTTCTGCACGGATGATCCTGTAAATGGAGGCGACCCTTGAATAAATTAAATAATTCCATATTGCCCCTCGTATTTGCAACTCTGTTTTTTTTGAAAAACATTATTCCAAGGGGTAAACAGGACAATTGGTTGCCGTTAACCCAATTTTCACCTTTTCTTGTTGCCTTGCTTATTCTCTCAGTCATAACCGTTCCACTGTCCGGACAAGATCTGCAGACCAGCGACACCGGTATGCAGGACCCGGGCTATTCCAAGACACAGTCACCCGATGGCAGTATCGAAGCGGCTGTTCTCATGCACAGCCGCATGGGTATACGCATTGAAATGAACCTGAACAAAAACCGTCTTGACCTCTGGATATCTCCCCAGGCCGGAAAGGAACTGTCCAACCGGTACCGTAATTTTTCATGCCGCGATGATCATACCAATCTGTTCGACAAGATCACGTTTCCCGAACTGGTCAACAAACGTTTTCTCGGTTGCGACTATGATCCGTTTCATTCCGTCCTGCATTTCCAGGGTCAGGATATGCATATCGCTACATTGATCGATCAACCGGTGGTATTGGTCTGGTTCAGTCAGGAAGAAGTCATCGACTTTAAATCGGATAAACAGGATTCTTTACTGGAGCAATCTGATCAATTTCTCGGAGTCCGGCATCCCGATCGCGGACTGGTGCTTGATTTCTATGCAGGACTCGGTGGTGATGCGGTTTTCCAGCACCAGCCCGAGGTTTTGCTGCACCGGAGTATATATGCGCGGGCGGTGGTTCAGCCTGACGATTTTGTTGTGATAGGCGGAGAATTGTCGAAAGAGAATGTCAGACAGATCACAAGTCGCCTAACAAAAGGTAATCTGAACGAATTACTCGAAAACAGTGAAAACAAGATCGCGGCTGCGATTCAACCCGGTTCCCTGATTCTGAACGGCTTGCCAAGGGTACAGAAACTCTATGAGATCAACAAACGCCACATGCTGTCGGTACAGGATGCATCCGGTGCCCTGCGTGCTGCCCTTCGATATGTATATTACCTGATCTGGCTGACTGACGGCTCGGTCTGCGCAACCAGTATGGCACAGGCCGGAGATCCGGACTTTCTGCGCCGCTGGTGTGAATATTTTCTTGCCAATCCCACCCGACAGGATACGCCTCCGGAAGGCCCGTTTTACGGTCAGCTGGTGAACAAAAAGATCACCAAGCGGGAAGAGTTTGGCTCCCTGTGTGCTGTCTGGCCGTCATTCATGTATTGGGGGCTTGGCGGATCAGACCGTTTTGTCACCGGAGAAAACCTGCAGCTTTTGAAAAATGTGGTTGACTGGGTGGAACGGTATTGCTGGGATGCGGACATGCAGGCAATCGGAACGTATTACCTCGGCGGCGGCTCGGAAGATCCGTTTCTGGGAAGCAATGATTACGGCTATGACGCTGCGGTGGGATCATTTATGAGCCGAAATATGGGGTACCCCAGGTATAAAGGCAAGGCAATATTGCGGGCTTTTGAGTATGGAATGAACCTGAATCAATACAATATGTACCTGATGCTCTACTCAATCACATCCGGTGATGAAGCTGAAGAATATCTTGAAAAAGCAAAGACAGTCGCCCAATATCTTGAAAAACTCGATTCGATGGGTATTACAGCGTATTATCGATTAAAGGACAGAGAACTGGTTGCGGTACCATCCGGCAACCAGCGTACCGGTGATAACCTGGCCTTGTTTGCAATCCAGAACCGCGCCCCTGCTTACTATATGCCCAACTATCCGGATAAATTCATGCAGCGGACCACCGGCTACACACCGTTTAACGACAAGGACCTGCGCCATCATTATGCGACACAGATTTACGGTCGATTACAGGGATTAGATACCGAGTTTATGAATGAAGAGGATATTATAAAAACGATCCGGGCAACCCTCCCCTACCATATCAAGCCTTCACGTTATATCCCCATGCCCTGGTCCATGGTGGAATACTTTGGCGCGGAAGAAGGATCATTTCACGATATTCGTCCTCAGGCATTTTCTACAGTCCTTATATTGCTGCCCTGACCAATCTCTGCATTAAAACCATGCCACATGGGATTGCGATAAGAGGAACGAAATATGTTAAAGAGCTCCGGGATTTCGGATATTTGAACAGGAATATAAGCGTCTCTTACAGCGGAGAGGGAAATATTTCCTCGGTAACACTGAACGGCAACAAACTTGAACACACACTGCAGATTCCTGACGACCGGCTTCAAGCCGGTGACAATCGGCTCGACATTAAAATGGAAAATCAAATCAATTCTCTACCCTGCCTGGTATACTCGACAATCCGCTTGAATGATGTGAGCGAGGAAAACGGAATAATTGTCTATAATGTACAGGGATACAGCCAGAATGTACTGGTCATGAAAAATGTCAATCGTGAGTTTTTGGTTTTTGATTCACAGAATAATCCGGTACCTGTCACCCTGACGCCAAAAGGGAAATATCTGTTTGCTGAATTCTGGGGAAAAGGCGAGTACAGGGTAGAATGCAGAATGTAAAATTGATAGTTGTACCGATAAAAACTATCGTACTTTGCAGCAACTCATTTGGACCCGAAACGTGCAGGGAGAAAACACATTATTATCCGTTTTTTTCCTTAATATTTAATATAGATACCCGCAAATCACATGACATGTGACTGACGGTTAACAAAAATGAATACAGGAGTTTTGTTTGAAAAATCAATACAAACTTTTAATCCTTTCTTTACTCGTTCCACTCTATATCACTTTGCAAATCAGTGGTTGTCATAAAAGCACCCCTAGCAAAGAAATAATGCGTGTCGCCCAGTTCAATATCCGGGAACTGTCGACCGACAAACTGACGGATGTGGATTCGAGCGGTGTCGGCCAAAATGAGCAGGTGAACGCCGCGGCAGCGATCATCCGGAAAATCAATCCTGATGTGCTGGTGCTGAATGAAATCGATCACGATATCGATGCGCTGCGTAAAGGCCATGATCTGTCGCTCAACGCACAGCGCTTTATCGATGCATATCTGAATCAGGGGGACAATCCCCTGAGCTATCCGTATCTCTATGCCGCGCCGTGTAATACAGGACGGCTTTCCGATGAGGATCTGGACAATAACGGCATCATCGCAACCCAAGCCGACCATCGAACGCGAATCTACGGCGGCGATTGTTTCGGGTACGGCGAGTATCCGGGACAGTACTCGATGGCTGTGCTGTCGCGCTTTCCGCTGCAGTCTGAAAAAGCGCGCACGTTTCAGACCTTTTTGTGGAAGGATCTGCCCGACCCGGTGATCCCCAAAGACTGGTATTCTCCCGGCGAACTTGAAATATTTAGACTGAGCAGCAAATCGCATTGGGATCTCCCGGTGAACATCGGGGATAAAGTCATTCATCTGCTGGTCTCCCACCCCACGCCGCCGGGATTCGACGGCCCGGAAAATCGTAACGGCCGCCGCAATTATGACGAAATCCGCATGTGGGTGCACTATCTGAACCATGATTCGGTGCTGGTGGATGATGAGGGTGTTCGCGGTGGACTTGCGCAGGATGCGAGTTTTATCCTTGCGGGCGATTTGAATGCCGCACCCCGTGGAGATACGCTGGCGACGGGTCAGCGGGCCATTGATCAGCTGCTGAATCATCCCCACATTCAGGATTGCGGGCATTTACTGACCAGTCAAGGCGCGCTCCAGGGCCGGAAGCCCGGTCCGCCGGAATTCATCGAACGGCGTACCGCAGCATGGGGTGACCGCGGTCTGCGTATCGATCACCTGCTCCCGAGCACGGACT
Proteins encoded in this region:
- a CDS encoding CPBP family intramembrane glutamic endopeptidase translates to MIVTLPLLLIYEILALLMMRQGEAPLRNGVDMWLRHLASRFGSQPDSEHWFKWLFNLVGSQGIFVLSLLMFILVIAASYSFFRHRPVFSFKYCILIVLESGVYVWVLALAARFFATALATYLAIGSETHAVIIMSLGAGVFEELLFRAVGYGLVAALIIKSLDAKRKWPVKLMVLLASSLIFAWAHDLASLDFTNYTFLYRAVMGVLFCALYEFRGLGVAVWSHALYDLIVLMAGAN
- the mltG gene encoding endolytic transglycosylase MltG, coding for MSNKSALDALVRGPQSYFSVTLPEGYAARRYAGIFQKKLGLDSLNFMQLISDTNFIQKLGWEDPSLEGYLYPETYHFTYGVTEKQVIRTLVQQFRSTVPDSFWVAAEEQGMTRRDAVTLASIIEGEAMLDREMPLIASVYHNRLERDMRLQADPTIQYIIPESPRRLLNRDLKIDSPYNTYLYAGLPPGPINNPAVNAIRAAVYPAETSFLYFVADGKGGHTFSRTLTQHLNAKRKFDRIRREHRRKELNAQREE
- the polX gene encoding DNA polymerase/3'-5' exonuclease PolX — protein: MKNKDTADILDRFGDVLEFLDESRFKINAYRRAARAITEMADDIEVMWNENRLGDIPGVGKALQEKISQFLETGRISQLDELLKQTPKDIFALLSIPYFGPKTAALAYQQLGVETLDDLQKQIETGKLAELPNMGAKKVEKIKNGLERRQQANERFSIGLAWPMAEHIIDYIKENCTTDMGRIMPAGSVRRFRETVHDVDILVETDDGKSVIDTFVSMPDVTQVLAAGDTKASVLVNDKFQIDLRAIPTSSYGAALQYFTGSQAHNVRLRERAKKAGYKISEYGIYNGDEQIGGKDEAELYEALNIDWVPPELREDRGEIEAAEQGDLPELLTLNDIRGDMHVHSHYSDGHNTCKEMAVAAVELGYEYLVFCDHSQSSTYANGLSEERLQQQIKEVRALNAELDSIEILSGIELNIHPDGKLDFPDSVLKQLDFVVASVHSGFERDATERTIAAMNNPFVDVIGHPTGRLITRRDPLTIDMERVISAAAETGTALEINANWDRLDLKDIHARQAVRANVKLCINTDSHDTGSLYMMVLGVGTARRGWVSRYDVLNTMPLTDLRSRQKRNRM
- a CDS encoding endonuclease/exonuclease/phosphatase family protein, yielding MKNQYKLLILSLLVPLYITLQISGCHKSTPSKEIMRVAQFNIRELSTDKLTDVDSSGVGQNEQVNAAAAIIRKINPDVLVLNEIDHDIDALRKGHDLSLNAQRFIDAYLNQGDNPLSYPYLYAAPCNTGRLSDEDLDNNGIIATQADHRTRIYGGDCFGYGEYPGQYSMAVLSRFPLQSEKARTFQTFLWKDLPDPVIPKDWYSPGELEIFRLSSKSHWDLPVNIGDKVIHLLVSHPTPPGFDGPENRNGRRNYDEIRMWVHYLNHDSVLVDDEGVRGGLAQDASFILAGDLNAAPRGDTLATGQRAIDQLLNHPHIQDCGHLLTSQGALQGRKPGPPEFIERRTAAWGDRGLRIDHLLPSTDLKPINGGVFWPDSSDDSEGAALAKKASDHRLIWLDLNIVREMDK